In Thunnus thynnus chromosome 4, fThuThy2.1, whole genome shotgun sequence, the DNA window ttccaagcagagtatttttatttgtcttaatacatgtctggaggggatctttaaacttGTTCGGAAGCATTTTTAATTACTCTACTTAAATTAAAGATGCTTGATGTGTTTATCTTTGAATTGTGTTAAATGTATCAGGTTAAAACAGAGCTGACTTGTGGCCTCGTACCATGATGTTGGTGTTTCTGAAgagcagagctgaaacaatttatATAGAACTGCAACtagaaattattttcattattggttaTTCTTTTTTCGATTAAATGactagttgtttggtctataaaacatttaaaaatgtggaaaaattagcccaagatgacgtcattaaattttaaccaaaatgttttattttggttgccaaaagaccaaaaccaaaagatattcaatttaataaaatgtaaggaaaatgacaaggaaaaacaattttgagaacctgaaaccatcaaatatttggcactacttttctacttttctctgtttcacaaCACTGTAAAcggaatattttggggttttggactgtttgtcagacaaaacaagatatttgaagataTTATCTTGGGCTCTGGGTAATTAATAGACagtttttcattgcttttttacatttatagactaaacaataaatcaaaaaaagaatttgtagatgaatgaaaataattgttagttgcagccctactaaAGAAAGACCAGTTGACTAGAAACACAAAGCCCTTCGGTGGTTGATGAATCCCATAATGCATCAGCTTCTAGTATGTCGTTCCTGGCTTTAAAACCTTACAATTATCAATATGGAGGTGGTGTGACAAGGCCGGCACAGTATTTTGCTAAAGATTGCAAACATGTGATAATCTGTGATAAGCCAGTACCTGCAGATACCATCAGCCTGCCAGCATGTCTCAGTGTTTCAGTCATTGCTTTAACTCACAGTTTACCCAACATATGAAGCACAACACAAGAAGTCAGACCTCATATTTTACTGAATTAACTATgcctgaaatatttcaacacaaTTGTCTACACGGTTGGTATTTGTGAAATATTCCCACTTGTGTTCACACTGTGAAAGCTAAATGTAGAAGTCACCGAACCAAATAATTGCAATTCATTGCTTTTTCCGGTGCCGTGTCATTTGAGATCTGATTCTTGAGTGTCTGGGAATTGCTGGACCTTTTTCGGCTTGTCTGGGCACTGACATTCCTGGAAAGCCAAAATGAATATTGAGATCCAGAATGAATGCGAACCATGCAGTTACAGGAGCAGGTGCTGCTTCTGGGTGTCTGTAAATCATGCGGACTATCCCACCGCCATGTGTTTCCCTCTTTtcagcaaagacagaaaaacgACAGGGTCTCAGTACCGGTGGTCTGGAAGTAGGAAGAGAAGCGGTGAAGTTTCAGATGCTTCAGATATGAACATCTAAACTTGTATGTTTATAAGTTCATAAGTAATTATCGGTTTTTACCGGCCCTTTGAACCAGGAGATGGTAGTAAACATGCATGAGCAGATATTTGATCTTTGAACGCGCAATGATTGGCAATGATTTACTGATGTAATTGTGTGTCATCAACAGTCAGCTATCAAGTCATAGTGTCGTCTGTTATAGGTGACGAAAGCATGATTGACTCAGTCAAGTTAAACAATAATTAAACTGCTAAAATTCAGCCAAACATGATTAGTATCTATTGTAAAACAATAGATACTAgaggttttttttacacattgcCTTCTGTTTATTCTCCTGAGCCTCAAACCTTTGGTTGTATTGTGtcgtattttcattttaattgtgctTTTCTATTAGGCCACTGATAAAGAGTGTAAAAATAATTTCTCAGTATCCTGGTCATTGTTGTTGACACAGTTTCAGATTCAGATGGGAGAACGGAGTTATATGATACTGACTCAAGTGTtcagcctctctgtctgtttgtggcCACTCCTCTTCAGCAGGCAGCCGCTTTCTTTCTCAGTGGGCGAGTCTCTCATTCCTGTCCAGACTCTACACGGCTCGGGTTTTGTGCACTTCCACTCAAGTCGGGAAATCTGAGGGACAGTTTTCACTCTTTggattttaacagtttttctatgttttttgttttttttcattaagtaagtacattttttcatttcagtgtttcttatatgtcttttttaattaatctaGTGTCCTCTGAGTAAATTCATTTGAGTTTATGTGGActgtctgtcattgtgttaataGTATTTTTGAGTTGCTGTAATACACAAACTATGTCAGTGTTAAtgtgattgttttgtctgtggTACTTAAACTGACACTTGACTTACAATAACGGGGGGAAATGCCTTCAGCTAGTGTTTTGTTGCTCAGCTTCTGAGTACCTTCAGGGTAGGGACAACCCCTTTAtgttgtatgtgtatgttaaGTTTCAAATCCTAAAGAAAACAACCGTAAGtggttgtattttttgtatttgtgtcctTTGTAGTCTAttcaaaaaaaaggaaaattggAAAATATAACACAACAGACATGTCAGACTAAACATTTATTCAGAAAGATGTTTTGCTTGCTGCTTGGTATCAAGAGTTGATTTTGAAAGTTTTGATGGTGAGACGCTGCACATCTACAGCGCATCAAACTGCTTTAGTAGTTTCTGTTCCCTTCCTTTAAAACATGGCTCCATCCATGTGCAGGGACTGAGCGGCTGCAGGTTTTTCAGGGGATTTCAGTGAGTAGTGGACTTGATCGGGAACTGAAAACACTCAGAGACACATGATCGACAGCTTTTAAGGTAGAGCAAGTGTTTCTGGGAATTGTTGTATAAATTGACATTCTTGATGTATTAACTGTTACATCATCGcatttgttggtttattttggTGCCGTTTTGATTATTGGTATCAAATTGATCAGCAATGTGATCCTTATACTATCAACTaatgagtattttcattatagattatcTGCTGATAATTATTTActtgattcattgatttaattatttggtctatgaaatgttaagaAATAGGAGAAAATGGCATTCATATTGCTTATTTGTTTGACTAACAGTCTAAAATGTCGAGATATTCAGATACCTGTCTcacatatgaaaaagaaaaaaggcaaatcttcatatttgagaaactggaacaatcaaatatttgacttttttgctCAAATAATTACTGAAAcaacattattaaaatagttgctgattaattttctaagGACTTATCGGTTATACACCATCTCTTGCTTGTAGTTTCCTATTGTGtagacataaataaaaatataatagaGTTTTTGGGACCCAGTGACCATTATGTGAATCTATTAATATTACTTCCTGCCAAATACAATACAGAGTTGTATGTAGAAGGTGCCAGTGGATACTACAGATAGATTGTgtgaacatttctgcaaactGTAGCTTATGTTTCAGTTTTCAAGCTACAACACTGTAGCATGTTGTTATTTAAGTGTGCTGCACTAAAACTGTTTTCGCCTTAATTTGGGAAACACAGCAGCCAGTTATCTGTGATTTGGAGGTGTGAATGGACAGTCACAGTCATATGAGCTGTGTGGAGGATGTTCAGGTCATGTTCAGGTCATGTTCAGGAGGACAATGGGATACATTTTTACAGATCTGTGTATTCCTGAATGTCACTGTGTTGTTGGACCAACAGGTAACATGTGCTGTAGCTCATGAACTTGCCTCATCAAGTTGTTCCTCTAAACAATGAGCACCGCTACTGCTAACCGggatgaccccccccccccctccccgtgAGATGGAATGCAACCACTGTCACATTCCTGCGTTCACTTTAGTTAATAATCTAACCAGCAGTTTCACACCagctgaatatatatatatatatatatggctcATTTGTACTGAGACATTTTATCAGAAGGAGTGAGATAGTGGCGATCACATGACATCAGAGACTAACAAACAGGCAGTCACAGGAAACACCCTAGACTTGgctacatgtacagtatgtgtactcATTCTGTGGGAGACTATGATTACACCTGACTGAGGGGTCAAGCAGGCAAGTCACACATGAATCATTCAAGCAGCAGGTCACATGAAGTAATACACAGTCTTTGGGAAGCTTGTGTTAATGATGTTTGGCTTATGGATTCTGACTCATTCATCCATGCAACTACTCATCCTatgtatttctttgtatttcctgtttATAATCCTATAAACACTGCGGCTTTCTGAGCGCgattgttttggtttgaaaaTAGTTAtgaaattacagtaaaacaatgtGGAATGTTAATATATTTCTCACTCAGTaaaatcttcttttttctttttcttgatgAAGTTTGACATCTTTGTTGGATATTATAATACACCAACAAtctttgaaaacagctgtttactTCATGTTAATATTTGAGGCTTCACCACCATCATGATCGGTCGTCACCATCTTTAATACTCTATGATTGATTAAGGAAATTGTCCACCAAgtgaaactgaatatctctCGCTTTTGTGACATTCAGGTTAATGTAGACTTGAAAAAAGCttgaaaatattgattgttCCCTGAATCATACTTCACAGGACACCGTGAGTGTCGACATTATCTGAAGAACAGCAGCGGGAACTCAATCTACTGACGTCTATGGAAGGCAACGGAGAGATCAGTGATACGGACAGCGGGATCATCCTTCATTCaggtaaaacatttttgtgttttacttacAGGCATTTTGGAAATAGTAGCACAATTGTCTCAATGGTAACCGGTTTTCTGTTGAGTGATGGTAAATGGTAAAACTGACTGCagttatatagcacctttttgGTCTTGTCGACCCCTAAAGGCTCTTTCACAACGCAtaccaacattcacccattcacacacacatactcacacgccaatggagcaatttggggttcagtatcctgcccaaggacactttgacatgcagactggaggaatTGAGGATCAAACCaccgaccttctgattagtagacgacccactctacctcctgaaccacagtCTGATGGAGTGCACGTTCACATTTTCCTGGCCCTGAAATAGCAGCAGTTTGGTGCTTGGCTGCATTAAATTGTGATCATTAGAGTTCTACATTGGTGATAATGGTCTGAAATTAGTAGAAGGCAAACTGGACTGCATGTGGCTGGTCGCCCAAATGTGTCTGAGGAACACTGGGCTGCAAAACAGAAAGTGGGATTGACTCATTTTAGACGTTTAAACAGTCGCTTATTAAAAAGTTCTTTTTCCATTCAGACTTCGAATAAATATTGACAAATCTGTGAGTCTTACACCCTGGTTTTTAAgcacacattcatttaaaaaaaaaaaaaaaactcaagctCATTTAGCCTTTTAGTAGACCTTAGCTAGAGGCCTAAATTGATGTTGAAACTAAGCACACACTTTAGTCCGACCCAACCGGTGATAATCTTATCGCAGCACCTGCTTTTCAGAAGACCTTAAccagaagacaaataaaaaaccCCATTAAGTTTGGACAAAGCATATATGTAAAGatatttgtaatgtttatgACAAACTAAGTAAGTGACTGTGGGCCCTGGTGTGATTAAAATGTCCGAAAGTTTAACACTTAACATGCCTGTGGCGATGGTCATAAATAGTAAAGCTTATTGACTCCTTCAGACTCAGTTATCTGTCATGTGACAGAGCTGTTATTCCTTCTTCTTAATAATCAACATCTTCACTATTTCAACCTTGAATATGTACGACTGTCTACTAATTGTATACTTCAGTTGTTAAATTCAGACATAAATCTTCTGACACAGTTCACctcttttatttcaaatttattattttgtttactactgctataatataatatgttctcaataaaatatgtacatttttaaatctaCCCCCTGCCCCGACCTTCAccaaatttgatttgttttcacgTCCACTGAAAATAAGCTGTCATGTGAAAACTCTGAAGGCAGAGTCTGACATGCATGTGGTCCATTGTGACTTGTTGCCAGATTAGTCGCCGTTTCCTGCACAACATGGAGAATGCAACGCAAAATAAGCTTAAAAGTGATGAATTGATGTGATTCAGGTTTGCTCTCAAATGGCCAAACACATCATAAAAGGACAATTAATGATCTTTTTATTCAGGAGATAATTCAGCCCTTTTACTTGATTTAACATTGTGTGTGaatattagagctgaaatgatcagtggattagttgattgacaaaaattaatcagcaacaatttttcATAATCAGTAAAccatttatgtcatttttcaaagcaaaaaagTTTTTCCAGCTTCAGAAGTGAGTATTTGCTGGTTTCCTCTCTTGTGGTTTTAACGTAGTTTGTcgttcagacaaaacaagcaatttgaatcTGTCGATGTGGccattttttccacttttgtctgacattttatagatcaaacaattaattaaacaaatcaacagattaatcaacaacaagaataattgttaattgcagcttTGTAGATATGttgctctttgtgttttgtagtCAGTCAGTATTCTGGACTTGCCTCAGTCCACTTCATTAAAGGCCGTCTGCTCCCCCAGTCCCATATGGTAGCAGCGTCATAGAACAAGCAGCCAACCTTGTTTTTGCTACGCCCCGTAGTTTCTACTGATTAGTTCTGGCCTTTCTGACATTCCTTGTGTCTTAATTGAGCCACGTGATGTCTGCTCTATACAATGAGAAAGTGTCCATCTGCAAAGAATAGAGGCATTGTCACTCTAGGAAGAGGAATTCTCTGCCCTATTGTAGTGCTGTCACACTTCTTTCCTGTCGCACCTCCGATGTTTGTCAGTACCTGCAGGGATTCTGTTAATAATCTCTGAAGGTATGTGGTACTCAATGCATTTTGCCTGAAGCCACTCCCATGGCCCTGAGATTAATCTTAATGTCATTAGTCACCAAGGCTACAGACAGCACCAATCCAACACTCACACATTGTTTATAGTTACAAAGATCCTGATACTTATTTTGCAGTTTCAGTGTCGCCAATGAAAACAACGATAAAAACTAGAGGTAGGTTTTCTGTTCAATTTAACCATTGTGTTGTCTGTTATAGCCTCAAGACTTGTAGCAATATTATGAAGCATATTATAATAAAGTATATGATGCCATAGTATGATGTACAATGAGAAATAGAAGTTGgcaaatatcaaaacaaagaacatcatCAGCTTCAGGGATGTGTATGATTCaggatattgtttttttccacttcaatGAATGTCTGCATTGTTTTAACTGCTCAGTCATTAATTTGGACCGAATGATTAATAAACTGATTAATGCAGTTGTATCAACATGAGCTTAAACACGACCGACATGTATTTATACGACATAAATTAATTTATAAGCAGACTTAAAATATTCCTTGTggtttaaaatgacaatattttctGAATATCTTTTaggttttagacattttaagacGTCACTATGGGCTCTGAGAACGTAGGatggactttttttctgtttggtgacattttatagacaattaatgaagaaaataatcagattaattgattatgaacatcagagctgcagtccaaaacattagaaacactCAGTATAATGTAATGCAAATCAACACCATTAGTTTCAACCTCCAAAAGCACCAGAGAGGGTCAACACCTCTGCGACACAGCGTCAACAGAAACTGAACGCGATAAGCCTCATAAAGGCAGCATTTATGACACACCTACTGTATCAGATTACATTAACACTCAGCTGGAGCACCAAATAAACTGGCATCTCAGTGTTTGTACTATGTATGTAATATATGCTTCTGGAAAGAGGAGTTATTGATTAGTCGACCGTCAGAAATTTAATCAATGACTGTTTGCTTTTGTACGtaataaattaatgatttaGCTCAGTTATAAATtgcaaaatataaacatttgcTAGTTTTAGCCTCTCCAGTGTGAAGATCattgtctgttgttgtttgttttgtattttattattgtaaatcgatttcctttgtgtttttcaaCTATAAATCAGGCTAAATTAGCTTTTCATTAGATTTCTCTTTGGGCtctctgggaacttgtgataTTGAAAGCACCTCTCATATTAATTAcaaaacgatgaatcaattAACTGATTGAAAGTAATCATTAGTCGCAGTCCTAATTTGCTTTTACTGAATGAAATGCACCACTGATTACCTATGCTTTGGCTTTGCTTAACTTAGTAATTTCTCATTTAAATTTGCACTTCAAGTCTTGTGTGTAAGAAATGTGCAACAGTCACATTTCAGTCGCATAATGTCAGACGTTTGTTTCTTTTGTCGTTGTATGACTCAGGCTCTGACAGCCCAACATCCCACACGAAGGATGTGACCACACACACGCGAGCCATGAAGCTCAAGCACCAGGCACTCCAGGACCGGCTAGAGATCTGCATACTGGAGCTGAAGAAACTCTGCATCCGAGAAGCTGTGAGTGACTGTAATCTACAAATGTGCTGATAGACTAAAGTCTAACAATTTACCTTACAGACATGTCACTGAGCAGATGAGTTACATAATCATAGCAGTCTAATATCGTTAAAATGTTGAGGTTTAAATTAGTCTTACATAAACAAATGCCTAAGATAATTAGTACATCATAAGGCAAGCTGTTACAAAATGTACTCATAATGTTGTGTATGAAtcagcacctttcatacaggaaTAAAAGGTGTGGTAGTTTAGTGCAGGATGTTTGATGACACACGTTACCACAGGTTAACAAAGTAACCTGCAACAGGGGACATTTCTGAGACTTGTTCGGCCATGTCcacactgttgctgctgctgcatcaaaGGTTTTTCTGTCCACACTTGTGTTTTGGGATCGTTTTTAAAATCTCCTACTGAGTGTGAACAGGACACTTGAGTCAGCAGATTAATACCAGATCACAGGACAGTCATAGGTTGCACTGGAGACTGGAGATTTGcgaaacaaaaacagtgactTTGTGTGCACGTAAGACCATAAAAGAGacaaattagtttattttttaacatatttggATTCATTTCAGTGCTTCATGTCAGACAGGGAGCAACTGAAACAAAAGGTCTTTTAATACATCCTCCTCTTGTTTGTGACATCATTATTTTGGCTGTTTCCACCGTCAACAATACAaatattttccactttcagaTACACTTAATAGGACATGCAATGTGGTtgcaattagatttttttaaatggttttataTGTCATACTTTTTGAGGAGGTTTCCCAGTAGCTCAGTTCGGCTAAAGCCATGTAAATGTTCCCATAATTACCTGGGTTTGAACGCAGCATGAGACCGGTCACACATCACCCCCCTTTATTTTCAGTCTTTCCTGCATCTCATTTTCCCTCTCATTGTGAATTGTCAAATGAAGCATAAGAAGTGCCACATTAATCAAGTACAGTCATTTCGAAAGCGGACACATACTCAGGTTTGAGAGTGTCTCTGCCATGTCTCAGTGCTCCAGGGTAAAATCCCAGGACCATGATCATTCTTTGCTGTTGACACTCGGGCTGGGCACTCCTGTTGGGACATGCTCAGGTGAAATAATGGGAGACATGATgcctctcccttctctctgtgACAAAAGCACAAATAAGCTCATTGGCCGCATTGACGTTTTAGTCCGTCTGCAAAGTTGGCTGACTGGGAATGACTCAATGAAACACAGTTTTTATGACTGTTCTCTGATGATATCGGCAGCCGTGCGTTGTCATGCTCGGGGTTTGGTTTGGACATGGATACTTGTTACAGTCAGAAACTGAAACCCAAAGAATGTGTTGTGAAAGGAAATCTCTGTAAAAGCAGAATTGTGCAACAGACTCTCTGAACCTATATGTCTCAACATGTAAGGAGAACAGAACAAGATACTTGTACATCATTTCAAAACTGCCATGGACACGGCTGAATTAATTTTCTGGGGAGATGTGTCTATCTTTATTTGAACTACTAAACATCAGGATTTATTAGTGTTTGAAAAGATGCATTTGTATTAAACATTTCACCAAGTCTGtcttcagaaaaataaacttttaagtcAGATTCATGTCTCTTTGTGAAAAATTTTGATTTGTGATGTTATCTGTGTCGTTCAGGAGTTGACAGGCCAGCTGCCAAAAGATTATCCTCTACTGCCAGGAGAGAAGCCGCCGCAGATTCGCAGACGCATCGGTGCTGCTTTTAAACTGGATGAACAAAGCATCCCTCGAGGAGCAGAGGTACAGTAGAAGCAGCATTTGACCGAATGTGAggctgttatttttttaaaacaatacataaaCCTCTATCCCTCTTTCATAACCTTTACAGGAGTCAGAACTGAATTTAGTGGATGCTGAGTTATCGCTGCAGATGAAGATATACGAGGCAGCGCGTAAGCTCTGCGAAGAAGACCACCTGAGTAAAGCTGTTAAAAGAAGCCGCTTGCAACAGTGCAAACGAGAGGAGAAGAAACTCAAGCAGCTACAAGAGGCGGCTTTTCACCTGCGACTGGAGCACGGTCGATCATCACCACTCCCTGCTTTTAATATTACACAACAAGGTGAGAGACGCCCGGTCAGCTGACTAGAACATAGTTTGATGCCAAATCCCTTTCATGATGATCCTTGCAGGAAATTAGTTGATTTTCACATGATAACTATCTGTAGAGAACAATTCATGGTGAATCATAAGTTTGTAAAAATGAGGTGATTGTTTGATAGCTCATATATGAATTTTTGTGTTTCAGATCTGGGTACATCTGATGAcagctctctgtctgactctGTAGTTCAAGATGAAGGTAAGATTTAACTTGGCCCAGTTTCTACCAGTAGaaaagctgtttgttttcaATCTAGTGTAGGCGAGAGCAAGACAAATTTCATGCTGTTTCAAAGCTGTACAATCTTTGCCATGTGACCAGTTAACCGTAATATATGTGCAAATGTGACTCCAGTAAGTATTTGTCTTGCATACTACAGTGATTTCTCTTATTAAAAGATGCTTCCTCAAAAATTACACAAAGAATCTGTAGAAGAGATGCACGCGTATTGACACTAAATAACTTTCAGGTACCATACGCtgtattatttctatttttctctagAAGTGACGAGCCAGTCCTCAGGACTGCCTTATCCAGGAGAGACAGATCCCCCACAGCCGCTCCCCGTGTCTTCTCTGTCCTCCATAGACGGCTCCTGCCTGTCTCCATCTGTGGCTCCACAGCCACTGCCCCTGACCCCGTGCCAGTCTCCCCATCCGAGCCTCGACTCTACGCTGAGTCTAAACTCAAGCCCCACATACGACCCTCCTCCCATCCAGCATTCTCCGTGGACAGAGTCCAGTCTTGACAAACCATACCAGAAGAGCAAGAAGTCACGTTCCTCCAGCAACACCAGGTAACAGGGACCATCCATCATGACTCCTTTTCCTGTTACTCAGGTTTTTAGTTTGGACAAGAAAAGCATGGTTTGTGAGACTTGGATTGTAGTAAGCAGTGTGAAATGCAGATTTTGTGGCTGCTAGAAGTGTTAACAAGCTGCTGAGTGAAGTGGTGCTAGTTGGATTAAGATCAAAGTGAATTAGTAACACCCAAAAATGTTATTGTACATAGTAACTATGTAGACACCGTAGCAACTGATTTGTCTATTTTGGCTGCTTTGTATCCTTGTTCCTGTGCTAGTTGTTATTATTGATAGtaaagacaaacatttataaTCTACCTATATGATAGATCCTCCTCATCTTGCAAAGTCATTTCCAGTACAAACCCTCTTTATCACTGTTGTTTCAGCCCGTCACAAAGTAGATATCAGTGTTGTTTATGAATGTGCAACACTGCCATCTGCTTTTATAGTAATGCTACAACAGTCAATGAATGACTAAAGCCCAGACAGAACCATAAATCTTAAAGTAATTTATAGCACAGAAGCTCAATTCAGGCTTTATTGTCCAGTAGATGATTACTATAATAAAGACTGTGATAATGTGTGTTCCCCTTTGACAGTAATAGATTAATGTTGTGTACAGTAAATAATTgaaaatcaataattaatagCTGCTTTTGGAATATGTCAAAACCCTGCAGTTCTGTGAATTAGGTCACATTTTTTATAATTGGGATTTCTACTTTTTATGTCTGTTATCATGAACAAAGCCTGCATTTTCTTTCAATgttcaaactttttaaaatgttttatataaaaaaaaccatAAACTATATCTATGTGTGTTCAGCAGTCCAGCCAAGACTGAATTGTTGCCACCATTGGAGGCTTGTTTGGCGCATTCTGCTCTGCCGCTGCAGCTTTCCCATCTGAGACTGTGCCGCACCCAGTCCAGCAGCGCACCCTCCACACCAGAGATGCGTGTGCACAGACAACTCTCCCTCAGGTAGCCACGCCTCAGACATATCTGCAGGACTGTGTGTCACCAGCTGCACACCTAGGTTAAGCCTGTAATTAAATGCCAATCACAGAGATATcatttacttttatatattCAATTATTTAGAAAAACAGGGATATTGTACATCTgtgaaatgtacatatttaaaagttaaatttatgCAGTGTCTTAGCTGAGCAGGTGTGTTAAAATACTTGATTTGTAACATTCTTGTGTGGTTTGCACAGGTTATCCAACCCTGACTCTTCATTTGGCCCAGAAAAGGAGCGCGGTCGCACCAGAGGTCCAAGGAGGCGACTGACAGAATATGCGATAACTTTACCAGGGACTCCTCCTCCTACAGTGAATTATGGAAACCTTGCTAGCTCTGAGGACAGCAACTCTGAACACTCATTTACATCTTACACCAGCTCCCCGTGTCAGGAATTGCCTTGTGATTTGCCCAAACAGTATCAGTCTGCATTCCCGCACTCTAGCCCAGTTGGCAGCTATGGACCTCAACTCTTCCAACGCACTGGCTTTTACCACAATCCCCGGAACCAGTCTAGTCCGAGTATTCACGAATATTACAACGAGGAAATGATCTACTCACCTGATGCGGACATGACAAGGAGCTATTACGCCCAACAGGCTCCTTGTCCTTCCAACAGATATGACTATCGGTACAAAGAGGCTGCTGTGCCCCTGCAGAGAGCGCAGAGGCCTTTACCCCCTGATATTAGACTCTCCCCCTCCCCGGCACAATGGGACCACCCACACTACCGTTCCGGTGGCCTCCCACGACAAGTGGTGAATGAACAGCTAAAATCGTGGCACTGGCGCAGTCAGATTAAAACTCCCAGGGCTCGTTCTCTTGACAGGCAGGGAGCAGTCAGAGTGAAAAACATGTCAGCTCGGGAGTCACCCTGCTACCAGAATCAGAAGTACCACGAACAGGTAAGCTGACAAAACTGTCTTTATCTACAGTGTGTCCAACAATCTGTCATCCAGCATTGTCAGCCCAAATTACTGCAACAAGAAGTTGAAGTAGATAAAGATAATTAGTTACAGGAAATTATTTTTACTTGATGGATTATTCTCATCGCATTTTCGCAAATTATCTGCccaaagtgattttttttacacatggaAAAATAGTTGCTTGTTACATGTTTAAGTTGctggaagagaagagaaattaCACTT includes these proteins:
- the inavab gene encoding innate immunity activator b isoform X1, translated to MEGNGEISDTDSGIILHSGSDSPTSHTKDVTTHTRAMKLKHQALQDRLEICILELKKLCIREAELTGQLPKDYPLLPGEKPPQIRRRIGAAFKLDEQSIPRGAEESELNLVDAELSLQMKIYEAARKLCEEDHLSKAVKRSRLQQCKREEKKLKQLQEAAFHLRLEHGRSSPLPAFNITQQDLGTSDDSSLSDSVVQDEEVTSQSSGLPYPGETDPPQPLPVSSLSSIDGSCLSPSVAPQPLPLTPCQSPHPSLDSTLSLNSSPTYDPPPIQHSPWTESSLDKPYQKSKKSRSSSNTSSPAKTELLPPLEACLAHSALPLQLSHLRLCRTQSSSAPSTPEMRVHRQLSLRLSNPDSSFGPEKERGRTRGPRRRLTEYAITLPGTPPPTVNYGNLASSEDSNSEHSFTSYTSSPCQELPCDLPKQYQSAFPHSSPVGSYGPQLFQRTGFYHNPRNQSSPSIHEYYNEEMIYSPDADMTRSYYAQQAPCPSNRYDYRYKEAAVPLQRAQRPLPPDIRLSPSPAQWDHPHYRSGGLPRQVVNEQLKSWHWRSQIKTPRARSLDRQGAVRVKNMSARESPCYQNQKYHEQVMQRRALQRAADDTQGHWVGLEDGSHYVSQL
- the inavab gene encoding innate immunity activator b isoform X2, whose translation is MEGNGEISDTDSGIILHSGSDSPTSHTKDVTTHTRAMKLKHQALQDRLEICILELKKLCIREAELTGQLPKDYPLLPGEKPPQIRRRIGAAFKLDEQSIPRGAEESELNLVDAELSLQMKIYEAARKLCEEDHLSKAVKRSRLQQCKREEKKLKQLQEAAFHLRLEHGRSSPLPAFNITQQDLGTSDDSSLSDSVVQDEEVTSQSSGLPYPGETDPPQPLPVSSLSSIDGSCLSPSVAPQPLPLTPCQSPHPSLDSTLSLNSSPTYDPPPIQHSPWTESSLDKPYQKSKKSRSSSNTSPAKTELLPPLEACLAHSALPLQLSHLRLCRTQSSSAPSTPEMRVHRQLSLRLSNPDSSFGPEKERGRTRGPRRRLTEYAITLPGTPPPTVNYGNLASSEDSNSEHSFTSYTSSPCQELPCDLPKQYQSAFPHSSPVGSYGPQLFQRTGFYHNPRNQSSPSIHEYYNEEMIYSPDADMTRSYYAQQAPCPSNRYDYRYKEAAVPLQRAQRPLPPDIRLSPSPAQWDHPHYRSGGLPRQVVNEQLKSWHWRSQIKTPRARSLDRQGAVRVKNMSARESPCYQNQKYHEQVMQRRALQRAADDTQGHWVGLEDGSHYVSQL